A section of the Rossellomorea marisflavi genome encodes:
- a CDS encoding DUF421 domain-containing protein — protein MEEYIVIVARTLILYFLIVLIFRIMGKREIGELSILDLVVFIMLAEIAVMAIEKPKDPLAHSLIPMVVMVVLQLLFAMISLRSKSFREMIDGKPAVVIHNGKIDEAVMKKQRYNFDDLLLQLREKDVFNVADVEFAILETSGKLSVLKKQGSADTYALPIILDGVIQTEHLQQLGKSPFWLRGEMKKRGYPAIRDIAFCSYDNGEFYIDEK, from the coding sequence ATGGAGGAATATATCGTCATCGTGGCCCGGACGCTTATTCTTTACTTTTTAATTGTATTGATCTTCCGGATCATGGGGAAACGGGAGATAGGCGAACTGAGCATCCTGGATCTTGTGGTGTTCATCATGCTCGCCGAAATTGCGGTCATGGCGATTGAAAAGCCGAAAGATCCACTTGCCCATTCCTTGATTCCCATGGTTGTAATGGTCGTTCTACAGCTGCTATTCGCCATGATATCCCTCCGTTCAAAATCCTTCCGGGAGATGATTGACGGGAAACCGGCTGTCGTCATTCATAATGGGAAGATCGACGAAGCAGTCATGAAGAAACAGCGATACAACTTCGACGATCTCCTTCTCCAGCTGAGGGAAAAGGATGTATTTAACGTGGCGGATGTCGAATTTGCGATCCTTGAAACATCGGGAAAGCTGTCGGTACTGAAGAAGCAGGGGAGCGCCGACACATATGCTCTTCCCATCATACTCGACGGCGTCATCCAGACCGAACATCTCCAGCAGCTCGGTAAATCCCCATTCTGGCTGCGGGGCGAGATGAAAAAGAGGGGCTATCCTGCGATCAGGGATATTGCCTTCTGCAGCTATGACAACGGAGAATTCTATATAGATGAAAAATGA
- a CDS encoding TIGR04086 family membrane protein, producing the protein MEAKKLGGAVLFGTVTIFVIAIAASLIFSLLLRFTSLTESSISLFITIVSFLALFIGGFMSGGKGKTKGWMLGGSTGILYTLFVFLFQYLGLDSSPSSEQLIYHGCYILTAMMGGVLGVNLSGGNPQEN; encoded by the coding sequence ATAGAAGCCAAAAAATTAGGGGGCGCAGTACTCTTCGGCACGGTCACCATCTTTGTGATTGCCATCGCTGCAAGCTTGATCTTTTCATTGCTGTTGCGGTTCACCAGTCTGACGGAGAGTTCCATTTCCTTATTCATCACCATCGTTTCGTTCCTGGCGCTGTTCATCGGGGGATTCATGTCTGGGGGAAAAGGCAAGACCAAGGGATGGATGCTCGGAGGTTCCACGGGAATACTTTATACCCTTTTCGTCTTCCTTTTTCAATATCTCGGGCTGGACTCATCCCCGTCTTCAGAGCAGCTCATCTATCATGGTTGCTATATCCTGACGGCGATGATGGGTGGCGTACTCGGGGTCAATCTGAGCGGAGGCAACCCTCAGGAAAACTGA
- the yajC gene encoding preprotein translocase subunit YajC, with translation MQGGLGSIIMLVLMFVLFYFLLIRPQQKRQKAVSQMQSELAKGDKVITIGGLHGFIDAIEEGKVIIKCGDGSRLTYDRNAIREIVKTEV, from the coding sequence ATGCAAGGAGGACTAGGTTCAATCATCATGCTCGTCTTGATGTTCGTATTGTTTTATTTCCTGCTTATCCGTCCGCAGCAGAAACGTCAAAAAGCCGTTTCACAAATGCAAAGCGAGCTGGCTAAAGGGGATAAGGTAATAACAATCGGCGGACTTCACGGCTTCATCGATGCCATCGAAGAAGGAAAAGTCATCATCAAATGCGGTGATGGAAGCCGTCTTACATATGATCGGAATGCGATCAGGGAGATTGTTAAGACAGAAGTATAA